DNA from Actinoplanes sp. SE50/110:
AAGGCACCGAAGGGCTACGCCGAAGGACACTAGGACCATCGGGACCGGCCGCGCGTCGGCTCATGAATCGATATTCATCGTCCCCCGCAGGGTCGAGTGTGGACGATCTCCACCCGTGGGTGGAGACGAGATCTCGAACCGCCGCCCGACGCCGCCCGGTGCCACCGGCCCGTAGGTTGTTCGTGTGACGCAGACTCCGCACCGCGCCGGTCCCGAATGGACGTGGGCCCTGAACGCCGGGCGCGCCATCACGCTCGTCGTGCTGGCCGGCGCCACCGTCGCGCTCGCCGCGCCGGAGCACCGCGTGCTCGCGGCGATCGCGCTGGCGGTCAGCTTCTGCGGCTCGGCCTACGGCTTGCGGCAGGGCCCGGAGCGGTGGATCCAGCGGCTGCTCGGCCTCGCCCTGTTCGCCGTCGGCGGGGTGGCGCTGCTCGCCGCCGACGGCCGCGCCCCGGGCTGGCTGGCCTGCGGCGTGGCGATCATCGCCGGAGTGGCCCGGCTGCCGCTGCGGCCCGGCCTGGTCTTCGCCGGCGCGGTGGTGGCCGCCACCTGCCTGGCGCCACTGGCCCGCGGCGCCGGCCGGGACGTCCCGCTGATGGCCGCGATCTGTGCCGCCGCGCTGGTCGTCGCCCTGGTGATCAGCGGCGCGCGCAACCGCGCCGTCACCGCCGAGCAGCTGCTGGAGGCCGAGCAGGCGGCCCGCGAGTCGGCCGCCGAACGCGACCGGCTGGCCGAACGCCAGCGCATCGCCCGCGAGCTGCACGACATCCTGGCGCACACGCTCTCCGCCCAGACCGTCCAGCTGGAGGGCGCGCGCCTGCTGCTCGACCGCGGCGCCCTGGAGCCGGCCCGGGAACGGATCCTGGTGGCCCAGCGGATGGCCCGCGACGGCCTGGAGCAGACCCGGCGCGCGGTGCAGTCGCTGCGCGGCGACGCCCGTCCGCTGGTCGAGGTCCTGCGCGCGCTGGCCGCCGACGCCGATGCGCGGTACGCGGAGTCGGGCGAGCCCTGGCCGCTCACCCCGCCGGAGGCGCTCACCGTGGAACGCACGGTGCAGGAGGGTCTCACCAACGCCCGCAAGCACGCCCCGGGCGCGACGGTCACCGTGCTCGTCGCCTACACCCCGGACGAGCTGCGGGTCGAGGTCAAGGACACGGGGTGGCACGGTAACGCCGCCGAGGCCGTGGCGCCGGCGGACATCCCGCCCGGCGGCGGGTACGGCCTGACCGGCATGCACGAGCGCGCCGCGCTGATCGGCGCCGATCTGCTCACCGGCCCGGACGACTCCGGCCCGGACGGAAAGGGATACCGGATATGTCTGACGCTGCCCAGGAGCGGCCCATCCGCGTCGTCATCGCCGACGACCAGCGCATGGTCCGCGACGGTGTCCAGCTAATGCTGGAGTTGATCGACGGTGTCGAGGTGGTCGCGCTGGCCACCGACGGCAACGAGGCGATCGCCGCGGTCGCCGCGCACGATCCCGACGTGGTGCTGATGGACCTGCGCATGCCGCACTGCGACGGAACCACCGCCACCCGGCGGATCCGGGCCGAGCACCCGCGCACCCAGGTGATCGTGCTGACCACGTTCGCCGACGACAGCGACGTGCTGGCCGCGCTGCGGGCCGGCGCCCGGGGTTACCTGACCAAGGACGCCGCGGCCGAGGAGGTGCACCGCGCCGTGCACCGGGTCGCCGCCGGGCACGCCGACCTGGACCCGTCGGTGCAGCGGCGCCTGCTCACCTGGCTGCCCGCCGGGTCACCCGGCCCGGCCGGCGCGGGCGCGCAGGGTCTCACCGAACGGGAGCTGGACGTGCTGCGCCTGATCGGGTCCGGGCTCACCAACGGCGAGATCGCCGCCTACCTCAAGGTGTCGGAGTCCACGGTGAAGACGCACGTGAACCACGTGTTCGCGAAGATCAGGGTGCGGGACCGCGCGCAGGCCGTCACCTTCGCCTTCCGTAACGGCATCGCCTCGTGAGAACCCTCAGCCGGTGACGCCCGCGGTGGTCACCGGCGGCTCGGTGGGGCCGAGCCGCACGTCGGTGCGGGGCGGCTCGACCGGGATCGGCGCGGCGCCGGCCCCGGCTCTGGGCAGCGGGCGGCGCGGCTGGACCCGGCCGGAGCTGCCGCCGCGGCCCGGATAGATCAGCAGGCCGTTGACCGGGTCGGGCACCGCGTCCAGGGCGGCCCGCACGGCCGGCAGATCGCGGTAGTCGGCGAAGCGTTCCTCGGTCCGGAACGCGATCTCGAACAGCACACCCCAGGTGTGCCGGTGCCACTGCCACTCGAAGGCCCCGTGCGTGACGGCGGCCTCGACCAGCGCGTTCCCATACGAATCCTGCCAGCGGGCGGCGGAGAGCCGCGGCCCGTCGAGCACCTCGATCGACCACCAGTGCAGCTCCATGGCATCCAATGTACGACCGCGCCGCACCGGGAAACGGGCCAAATCTTCCCGATGCGGCGCCGTCCCCTATCCGCTGCGCCCGGCCAGCCGCTCGCGCAGCCAGTGGTAGCTCGCCCGGGGCGTCCGTTCCCCGGTCGGATAGTCGACGTGCACCAGGCCGAACCGCGGCCCGTACCCTCGCGCCCACTCGAAGTTGTCGATCAGCGACCAGTAGAAGTAGCCGCGCAGGTCGACGTCGGCCTCCGCCGCCGCCTTGGCCGCCGCCTCCAGGTGCCCGGCCACGAAGGCGATCCGTTCCGGGTCCTCCCCCAGCCCCTCGCGCAGTTGCGCCACCCCGTTCTCGGTCACGTAGACCGGCGGCAGGCCCGCATACCGGCCGGCCAGCCCGGCGAGGGTGTCGTACAACCCCTGCGGTTCGATCGGCCACCCGAGGTCGGTGACCGGGACGCCGTCCCGGGCCACCGACCGCACGCCGATGTCGCAGGCGCTGCGCAGCGCCGGATCCGCCTGCGTGTGCGGCGCGTCGGCGGCGTGGATCCGGTAGTAGTAGTTGACGCCGAGGAAGTCCAGTGGCGCCCCGATCAGCTCCAGATCCCCGTCCCGGCGGAACGACAG
Protein-coding regions in this window:
- a CDS encoding sensor histidine kinase, giving the protein MTQTPHRAGPEWTWALNAGRAITLVVLAGATVALAAPEHRVLAAIALAVSFCGSAYGLRQGPERWIQRLLGLALFAVGGVALLAADGRAPGWLACGVAIIAGVARLPLRPGLVFAGAVVAATCLAPLARGAGRDVPLMAAICAAALVVALVISGARNRAVTAEQLLEAEQAARESAAERDRLAERQRIARELHDILAHTLSAQTVQLEGARLLLDRGALEPARERILVAQRMARDGLEQTRRAVQSLRGDARPLVEVLRALAADADARYAESGEPWPLTPPEALTVERTVQEGLTNARKHAPGATVTVLVAYTPDELRVEVKDTGWHGNAAEAVAPADIPPGGGYGLTGMHERAALIGADLLTGPDDSGPDGKGYRICLTLPRSGPSASSSPTTSAWSATVSS
- a CDS encoding response regulator transcription factor → MSDAAQERPIRVVIADDQRMVRDGVQLMLELIDGVEVVALATDGNEAIAAVAAHDPDVVLMDLRMPHCDGTTATRRIRAEHPRTQVIVLTTFADDSDVLAALRAGARGYLTKDAAAEEVHRAVHRVAAGHADLDPSVQRRLLTWLPAGSPGPAGAGAQGLTERELDVLRLIGSGLTNGEIAAYLKVSESTVKTHVNHVFAKIRVRDRAQAVTFAFRNGIAS